In one window of Anaerobacillus alkaliphilus DNA:
- a CDS encoding GNAT family N-acetyltransferase, which produces MKSLVIRNLVTIADLEVVRKLEALIWSLEDSVPVNQTVAAVKNGGLVIGAFLTDKLVGFQYSFPGYDGEKIYLCSHSLGIHPDFQKMGIGEKLKLAQKTVAIEKGYDLITWTYDPLETVNGYLNLHKLGAVCSTYLENAYGEMDDNLNAGIPTDRFLVEWKIKEQREVAGSYQPAPKISTLEHIQHDDVLFVPVPGNFQELKRDHFSHAQKWRARTREIFTYYFRLGYSVVDLIKDHDVDRQYLYVLKKG; this is translated from the coding sequence TTGAAATCATTAGTCATTCGAAACCTTGTAACAATTGCAGATTTAGAAGTTGTTCGTAAACTAGAAGCACTTATTTGGAGTTTGGAAGATTCTGTACCCGTCAATCAAACTGTAGCTGCTGTAAAAAATGGAGGCCTCGTCATCGGGGCCTTTCTTACCGATAAACTTGTAGGCTTTCAATATAGTTTTCCAGGATATGACGGGGAAAAAATTTATTTGTGTTCACATAGTTTAGGTATTCACCCAGATTTTCAAAAAATGGGAATTGGTGAAAAACTTAAACTTGCTCAGAAAACTGTGGCGATTGAAAAGGGATATGATTTAATAACCTGGACCTACGATCCGTTGGAAACAGTGAATGGGTATTTAAATTTACATAAGTTAGGAGCAGTATGCTCGACTTATTTAGAAAATGCCTACGGTGAGATGGACGATAACCTAAATGCCGGCATCCCGACAGATCGTTTTTTAGTAGAGTGGAAAATTAAGGAACAGCGAGAGGTTGCCGGAAGTTATCAGCCTGCACCGAAAATCTCAACTCTAGAACACATCCAACATGATGACGTTCTTTTCGTGCCCGTGCCAGGGAATTTCCAAGAATTAAAAAGAGATCATTTTTCACATGCACAAAAGTGGCGCGCACGTACACGTGAGATTTTTACTTATTATTTCAGACTTGGATATAGTGTTGTTGACTTAATCAAAGATCATGACGTCGATCGGCAGTATCTTTATGTTCTAAAAAAGGGGTAG